In the Bacteroidota bacterium genome, one interval contains:
- a CDS encoding MFS transporter, with product MMSSRNLRYTMFALLYFAQGSVLGYFTSLNALYLRSFDLPMSQIGIFSAIALTPMILKIFWGMLSDKVNLFGLGYRKPYIIIGLLIQAGGQLIFPFINPSHSFALLTTVAFFSLSGMALYDTCTDGLALDTTPPEERGKVQGIMVAGRAVGVVIIAAAVGFLSYLTNWTAVFIALAVMTLLPLPLVLLTREPVHPAGRTFVWKAFRAFRRRDVLAVGMLGLISFMITGGTNQLVNPFLKENYNITLLMAGFYTALWGIGVTLGGLTGGRLTDRIGHRRAVVGAIVTALIAIFLFAVVTGPALAWPLVFLFGLAYGYYEAVFFATSMAKTDIRIAASMFAILMAMSNAGAGLGLAAGGRLSDMIGYRWTFILFAGMNLLILPLLPVIFGKKNNNNKQADTQ from the coding sequence ATGATGTCCAGCCGGAATTTAAGGTACACCATGTTCGCCCTTCTTTACTTTGCCCAAGGTTCGGTACTGGGATACTTCACCTCTTTGAATGCCCTTTACCTGCGCTCCTTTGACCTGCCTATGAGCCAGATAGGCATATTTTCAGCCATTGCCCTGACGCCGATGATATTGAAGATATTCTGGGGTATGCTCAGCGACAAGGTGAACCTGTTCGGGCTGGGATACCGCAAGCCATATATCATCATCGGACTACTGATACAAGCCGGTGGTCAGTTGATCTTTCCCTTTATAAATCCCTCTCATTCATTCGCCCTGTTGACGACTGTGGCTTTCTTCAGTCTGTCGGGCATGGCGCTTTATGACACCTGTACCGATGGGCTGGCACTCGACACTACGCCGCCGGAAGAGAGAGGCAAGGTGCAGGGCATCATGGTTGCAGGGCGGGCTGTGGGTGTAGTCATAATCGCAGCTGCCGTCGGTTTTCTTTCCTATCTCACTAACTGGACGGCTGTTTTCATCGCACTGGCCGTCATGACATTACTTCCGTTGCCTCTGGTACTCTTAACCAGGGAGCCTGTCCATCCTGCCGGACGCACCTTCGTCTGGAAAGCTTTCCGGGCTTTCAGGCGCCGCGATGTTCTGGCTGTGGGCATGCTGGGGCTGATCAGTTTCATGATCACCGGCGGCACAAACCAGCTTGTAAATCCCTTTTTGAAAGAAAATTATAATATCACGCTTCTCATGGCCGGGTTTTACACGGCTTTATGGGGCATTGGCGTCACACTGGGTGGCTTGACAGGAGGCAGGCTCACCGACAGGATCGGGCATCGCCGGGCGGTGGTGGGAGCCATCGTTACGGCACTCATAGCCATTTTCCTGTTTGCAGTGGTGACAGGTCCGGCTCTGGCCTGGCCTCTGGTATTCTTATTTGGACTGGCTTACGGCTATTATGAAGCGGTTTTCTTTGCCACATCAATGGCCAAGACTGATATACGCATTGCAGCTTCGATGTTTGCCATCCTCATGGCCATGTCGAATGCAGGCGCCGGCCTGGGATTGGCTGCCGGCGGCCGCCTCAGCGATATGATCGGCTACCGCTGGACATTTATCCTGTTTGCCGGAATGAACCTGCTGATTCTGCCCCTGTTGCCGGTCATCTTCGGCAAAAAAAACAATAACAATAAACAAGCGGATACGCAGTAG
- a CDS encoding sulfite exporter TauE/SafE family protein, with amino-acid sequence MSWFEITALIVAGILVGIINTLAGGGSIISLPLLMFMGLPADIANGTNRIAILLQNVSSVGMFQHKKVLDLKKGLWLSLPAVVGSVAGAWIAVDVNKEVIEKSIAVVMLFMLFFILVKPQRWIKERKELIEKKVSFFQVVIFFFIGLYGGFIQVGVGYFLLAGLVLSAGYELVKANALKVFIVLFFTPFALVIFIINHQVNWSYGLILGIGSLIGGYLASKMAISWGANFVRWVIVITILLTAAHIFGWIDIQGAIQSVVKK; translated from the coding sequence ATGTCCTGGTTCGAAATTACCGCCCTTATAGTTGCAGGCATACTCGTTGGCATCATCAATACCCTGGCAGGAGGGGGATCGATCATTTCCCTTCCTTTGCTGATGTTTATGGGATTGCCTGCCGATATAGCCAACGGTACCAACAGGATTGCCATTCTCCTACAGAATGTCAGCTCCGTTGGTATGTTTCAGCATAAAAAAGTTCTTGACCTGAAAAAAGGACTCTGGCTTTCCCTGCCGGCAGTGGTGGGTTCTGTCGCCGGCGCCTGGATCGCTGTCGACGTCAACAAGGAAGTGATCGAAAAAAGCATTGCCGTTGTGATGCTGTTCATGCTGTTTTTTATCCTCGTCAAACCGCAACGCTGGATAAAGGAACGAAAGGAGCTGATCGAAAAAAAGGTGAGCTTTTTCCAGGTCGTCATTTTTTTCTTCATTGGCCTTTACGGCGGATTTATCCAGGTAGGTGTAGGTTATTTTCTCCTGGCAGGCCTTGTGCTGAGTGCAGGTTATGAACTCGTCAAAGCCAATGCCCTCAAGGTTTTCATCGTGCTGTTTTTTACTCCTTTTGCCCTTGTTATTTTCATCATCAATCACCAGGTCAACTGGTCGTATGGCCTTATCCTCGGCATTGGTTCGCTCATCGGCGGTTATCTGGCCTCAAAGATGGCCATAAGCTGGGGTGCAAACTTTGTCAGGTGGGTTATTGTCATCACTATCCTGCTCACCGCAGCACATATCTTTGGATGGATTGATATCCAGGGGGCGATACAAAGTGTGGTGAAAAAGTAG
- a CDS encoding T9SS type A sorting domain-containing protein, whose translation MNFYPILTAQPLVWDKEYRFFEDYQGYFTKILQVNNGDLFLAGYAEYDYYEYTPGFMRIDSNGTKIWDISYTFPYTFHQEITNTLVQKPDVDIFYSFSFNPLWPVPINEGLKRQESLNDCWLIKINGNGDTLLKKYSTDIGWVNDLLWDNGYLVAVGSTNYEEQNPWEYHSKATILVLDTSGNVSLRKEFLTDVDARASSIIKQPDGGYYVVGAIVSYSIEWGWVPDGMFLVEFDPAFNHIWTYISEDLYSESTKIIHCSDGNFAIIGDGYNPETENRDIILWRLNADTVIYQKQFYDISNSDYAYSLKQTNDSGFIFCGSISPQNYSYPAFFYMKTNKDGMEDWQWNYGYYYEAFDVILNGNTGYYVVGHGIHAKLVKADLTGYGLNVSIDDHQFKTGKNLIKIYPNPAYEEVSISLKNTEDNPDIIIQYFNDVGRKVFETKIHKGQKEIAVDVAGWQPGLYIAMVTSQGKVAGKEKFVVMN comes from the coding sequence ATGAACTTTTACCCCATATTAACAGCACAGCCGTTAGTATGGGATAAAGAATATCGTTTCTTCGAGGATTATCAAGGATATTTCACTAAAATCCTTCAAGTAAATAACGGTGATTTATTTCTGGCAGGATATGCTGAATACGATTATTACGAATATACTCCGGGTTTTATGAGGATCGATTCGAACGGTACTAAAATCTGGGATATTTCCTATACTTTTCCTTATACATTTCATCAAGAGATTACAAATACCCTTGTGCAAAAGCCTGATGTGGATATTTTCTATTCATTCAGCTTTAATCCACTGTGGCCTGTACCTATAAATGAGGGTTTAAAAAGACAAGAGTCTCTTAACGATTGCTGGCTGATTAAAATTAATGGCAATGGTGATACTTTGTTAAAAAAATATAGCACAGATATTGGTTGGGTGAATGACCTGTTATGGGACAATGGATACCTGGTTGCTGTCGGCAGTACAAATTATGAAGAACAGAATCCATGGGAATATCATAGTAAGGCAACTATTTTGGTATTAGACACCTCAGGAAATGTATCACTGAGAAAAGAGTTTCTGACTGACGTCGACGCCAGGGCCAGTTCGATTATTAAACAGCCCGATGGCGGTTATTATGTAGTGGGAGCAATAGTAAGTTATTCTATTGAATGGGGGTGGGTTCCCGATGGGATGTTTTTGGTGGAATTTGATCCAGCCTTTAATCATATCTGGACGTATATTTCAGAAGATCTGTATAGCGAGAGTACAAAAATTATTCATTGTTCAGATGGTAATTTTGCAATTATCGGCGATGGTTATAATCCGGAAACTGAGAACAGGGATATTATATTATGGAGGCTTAATGCCGACACGGTCATTTATCAGAAACAGTTTTATGATATCTCAAATTCTGACTATGCCTATTCCTTAAAACAAACCAATGACAGTGGCTTTATATTTTGTGGTTCTATTTCCCCGCAAAACTATTCATATCCAGCGTTCTTTTACATGAAGACCAACAAAGATGGGATGGAAGATTGGCAATGGAATTATGGATATTACTATGAAGCTTTCGATGTTATTTTAAATGGAAATACAGGATATTATGTTGTCGGGCATGGTATTCATGCAAAACTTGTTAAAGCGGATTTGACAGGTTATGGTCTAAATGTGTCAATTGACGATCATCAATTCAAAACAGGCAAAAACCTGATCAAAATTTATCCTAATCCGGCTTATGAAGAGGTGAGCATAAGTTTAAAAAATACAGAGGACAACCCGGATATTATAATTCAATATTTTAATGATGTTGGAAGGAAAGTGTTTGAAACCAAGATTCATAAAGGGCAAAAGGAGATCGCTGTGGATGTCGCAGGGTGGCAGCCGGGGCTGTATATTGCCATGGTCACAAGCCAGGGAAAAGTCGCGG
- a CDS encoding cytidine/deoxycytidylate deaminase family protein, with product MPETRKKRYHRPSWDEYFMEVAKTIAKRATCDRGRSGCVIARDRQLLVTGYVGSPVGLPHCDDIGHLMKKIIHEDGSISQHCVRTVHAEQNAICQAARLGISLQNATLYCRMTPCHTCAMLIINCGITRVVCEKKYHLAHETEEMFTTAGIELVYVSDRVMRYADQ from the coding sequence ATGCCAGAAACCAGAAAAAAAAGGTATCATCGTCCGTCGTGGGATGAATATTTCATGGAGGTAGCCAAGACTATTGCCAAGCGGGCTACGTGTGACCGTGGCAGGAGCGGGTGTGTGATAGCCCGTGACAGGCAGCTCCTCGTCACAGGGTATGTCGGATCGCCTGTCGGACTGCCGCATTGTGACGACATCGGACATCTGATGAAAAAAATCATCCATGAGGACGGCAGCATCAGCCAGCATTGTGTCCGTACCGTGCATGCCGAGCAGAATGCCATCTGCCAGGCTGCGCGACTGGGCATATCCCTGCAGAATGCCACCCTGTACTGCCGCATGACACCCTGCCACACCTGCGCCATGCTCATTATTAATTGCGGTATCACCCGTGTCGTCTGCGAAAAAAAATACCACCTCGCACATGAAACTGAAGAGATGTTCACAACAGCCGGAATTGAGCTGGTATATGTCAGTGACAGGGTGATGAGGTATGCGGATCAATAG
- the dxs gene encoding 1-deoxy-D-xylulose-5-phosphate synthase: MTIDQGRILAKINTPEDLRLLKEEELPQLCSEIRRFIIDVLSANPGHLGASLGTVELAVAIHYVFNTPYDKLIWDVGHQAYAHKILTGRKNIFHTNRMYKGISGFPKMSESEYDAFGVGHASTSISSALGMAVAASLKDNNGRQHIAVIGDGAMTGGMALEGLNNAGVSKANLLVILNDNGIAIDKTTGAFNDYLTYIVTSKTFKRIKDIVWILMGGRTRYGKNSREVVRQITAAVKSTILKRSNFFEAFNFRYFGPVDGNDVMKLTKLLTVLKTIPGPKLLHVMTVKGKGYEHAEKDQTTFHAPGVFNKATGEIIDEPCMGKLAPRYQTVFGRTIVELAEKNDRIVGITPAMPTGCSLNIMMAKMPGRAFDVGIAEQHAVTFSAGLAAGGMIPFCNIYSTFLQRAYDQVIHDVALQKLHVVFCLDRAGLVGEDGATHHGMFDLAYLRCIPHMIIAAPLNEKEMRNMMYTAQLEDMGPFAIRYPRGRGVMPEWKTSFEKIEVGKGQRIRQGKDIAVISIGHIGNTIINATKDLEKEGIDVAHYDLRFLKPVDEDLLHEVFKTFTRIITVEDGTIVGGMGSCVLEFMAEHHYSAHVRRLGIPDRFIDQGSIAELHAECGYDKNGIIKAIKDMLAES, encoded by the coding sequence ATGACCATTGACCAGGGTAGAATATTAGCTAAAATCAATACTCCAGAGGACCTCAGGCTGTTGAAAGAGGAGGAGCTGCCGCAGCTTTGCAGTGAGATCAGGCGTTTCATCATTGATGTTCTCTCGGCGAATCCCGGACATTTGGGTGCAAGCCTGGGCACTGTCGAACTGGCTGTGGCCATACATTATGTCTTCAACACCCCCTACGATAAACTCATCTGGGATGTAGGCCATCAGGCCTATGCTCATAAGATACTCACAGGACGGAAAAATATTTTTCATACCAACAGGATGTATAAGGGTATAAGCGGATTCCCTAAAATGTCGGAAAGTGAATATGATGCCTTTGGGGTTGGCCATGCATCCACATCCATCTCTTCAGCGCTGGGCATGGCTGTCGCTGCCAGTCTGAAGGATAATAATGGCCGGCAGCATATTGCAGTGATAGGCGATGGCGCCATGACCGGTGGTATGGCATTGGAGGGACTTAACAATGCCGGCGTCTCAAAGGCAAATCTTCTGGTCATCCTGAATGATAATGGCATCGCCATCGATAAGACCACCGGTGCTTTCAATGACTACCTGACATATATTGTGACATCCAAGACCTTTAAGCGGATCAAGGATATTGTCTGGATATTGATGGGTGGCCGAACCAGGTATGGTAAAAATTCCAGGGAAGTTGTGCGGCAGATCACAGCTGCAGTCAAATCAACCATTCTGAAACGCAGTAATTTTTTCGAAGCTTTTAATTTCAGATATTTTGGCCCTGTCGACGGGAACGATGTCATGAAACTGACCAAGCTCCTTACAGTGCTTAAGACGATACCGGGTCCTAAGTTGCTGCATGTCATGACTGTCAAGGGGAAGGGCTATGAGCATGCCGAAAAGGACCAGACCACGTTCCATGCCCCCGGCGTTTTCAACAAGGCCACCGGCGAGATCATTGATGAGCCTTGCATGGGTAAGCTCGCACCACGGTATCAGACCGTATTCGGACGTACCATCGTTGAGCTGGCTGAAAAGAATGACAGGATTGTCGGTATTACTCCGGCGATGCCGACAGGCTGTTCACTGAACATCATGATGGCCAAGATGCCTGGTCGGGCATTTGACGTCGGCATTGCCGAACAGCATGCAGTGACATTTTCGGCCGGGCTGGCAGCAGGGGGCATGATTCCTTTCTGTAATATTTATTCCACCTTCCTGCAGCGTGCCTATGATCAGGTCATTCATGATGTAGCCCTGCAGAAACTTCATGTAGTCTTTTGCCTCGACCGCGCCGGCCTCGTCGGTGAGGACGGTGCCACACACCATGGCATGTTCGACCTGGCCTATTTGCGCTGCATACCTCACATGATCATCGCAGCTCCACTCAATGAGAAAGAGATGCGAAACATGATGTACACCGCTCAGCTCGAGGACATGGGACCCTTTGCCATACGTTATCCCAGAGGCCGCGGCGTCATGCCCGAATGGAAAACATCATTTGAAAAAATCGAAGTTGGCAAAGGCCAACGCATCAGGCAGGGAAAGGATATTGCCGTCATATCCATTGGCCATATCGGCAATACTATTATTAATGCAACTAAAGATCTGGAGAAGGAAGGAATTGATGTGGCCCATTATGACTTGCGGTTCCTGAAGCCCGTTGATGAAGATCTTCTGCACGAAGTCTTTAAAACCTTCACACGGATCATCACCGTTGAGGACGGCACTATCGTCGGTGGCATGGGAAGCTGTGTGCTGGAATTCATGGCCGAACACCATTACAGTGCTCATGTGCGGCGACTGGGTATCCCCGACCGGTTCATCGACCAGGGAAGCATAGCAGAACTTCACGCCGAATGCGGCTATGATAAAAACGGCATCATTAAAGCAATAAAGGACATGCTTGCCGAATCATAA